A stretch of the Uranotaenia lowii strain MFRU-FL chromosome 3, ASM2978415v1, whole genome shotgun sequence genome encodes the following:
- the LOC129758272 gene encoding oocyte zinc finger protein XlCOF22-like, producing the protein MKTILYALPEGILNLHGFTTVPTCGMEQSSGHRMRRLPRHPELAHRWLQAIEIGCQQQNIPWVRENWISAEICDDHFDEDNPLCPSGGYLEPSRFYNSSGEALSVTSCRLCLQFYQHNEVTDYTDYMTLRSPELFSLRSINKLIAPSKNLSKFICLECVAKLDILESVLLFFDHSYKYFESLEASLNLMNHDRNLKSENGNGLTAGSLVEEDRQLELELSEVMIKGEIPDDETNNFLQKTGIAMDATIIKTEGSQSVESASRFKNYGYSVENNPKETESFSCSECDQCFATKYNLKRHRWFIHSASKKPSRLLMFECELCKTKHMRLSELDSHIKHDHGGEEYPYLSCKDCTKTFSCRTKLTRHSLCHTATGKNRCDICNKLFVSRYNMLLHKRQHNNERKYKCEICHQKYTTKEILKYHQKTHTEELNFECLYCDKKFTLKSRLDDHTAMHHMGQSFKCDICRKSFITEKRLKIHRQTHRDELLVEQRISFGCNECGKKISSNYQMKIQQANVHSERPFACQICGKRFGKNNNLRTHMALHNNERKFECDICHKTFKTKRVLKIHIERHSDERKFGCNMCGKALKTKSCLLRHIKIHTNERKFECEHCGKKFKTKDCLGSHYRVTCGPIAAFQL; encoded by the exons TACCGACCTGTGGCATGGAGCAGTCCAGTGGTCATCGAATGCGGAGGCTACCTCGACACCCGGAACTGGCACATCGATGGCTGCAGGCAATCGAAATCGGCTGTCAGCAGCAAAACATTCCATGGGTTCGTGAGAACTGGATTTCAGCGGAGATTTGCGACGATCACTTCGATGAAGACAATCCTCTATGCCCTTCCGGAGGGTATCTTGAACCTTCACGGTTTTACAACAG TTCAGGGGAAGCCTTATCTGTAACGTCATGCCGACTTTGCTTACAATTTTACCAGCATAATGAAGTCACAGATTATACGGATTATATGACACTACGTTCTCCTGAATTGTTCAGTTTGAGGTCAATTAACAAATTAATTGCCCCTAGTAAGAACCTCTCcaaatttatttgtttggaGTGTGTTGCCAAACTTGATATACTAGAATCTGTTCTTCTATTTTTCGATCATTCTTATAAGTATTTTGAATCTCTGGAAGCATCCCTTAACTTGATGAATCACGACAGGAACTTAAAATCTGAGAATGGAAATGGCCTTACTGCAGGCTCGCTTGTAGAAGAAGACAGACAATTAGAGCTGGAATTAAGTGAAGTGATGATTAAAGGTGAAATTCcagatgatgaaacaaacaacTTTCTTCAGAAAACAGGAATTGCAATGGATGCAACAATCATCAAAACTGAAGGTTCACAATCTGTAGAATCGGCCTCTAGATTTAAAAACTACGGATACTCAGTTGAAAATAACCCAAAAGAAACAGAATCGTTTAGCTGCTCGGAATGTGATCAATGTTTCGCCACAAAATATAACCTAAAACGGCACAGATGGTTCATACATTCAGCGTCAAAGAAACCCAGTCGACTGTTGATGTTTGAATGTGAATTATGCAAAACTAAGCATATGAGGCTATCCGAGTTAGATAGTCATATAAAGCACGATCACGGTGGAGAAGAATATCCGTATTTGTCATGCAAGGATTGTACGAAGACGTTTTCCTGCCGAACGAAGCTAACTCGTCACAGTTTATGTCACACAGCCACAGGAAAAAATCGATGCGATATATGCAACAAATTGTTTGTTTCTAGATACAACATGCTTTTGCATAAGAGACAGCATAATAACGAACGGAAGTACAAATGCGAGATCTGTcaccaaaaatacacaacgaAAGAAATACTGAAATATCATCAGAAAACTCATACCGAGGAGCTGAATTTCGAATGTCTATACTGTGATAAGAAGTTCACTTTAAAGAGTCGTCTGGATGATCATACTGCTATGCATCACATGGGCCAGAGTTTTAAATGTGATATATGCAGGAAATCGTTCATTActgaaaaaagattgaaaattcatcGTCAGACCCATAGGGACGAATTGCTTGTAGAACAACGTATCAGCTTCGGATGCAATGAATGTGGCAAAAAAATTAGCTCAAATTATCAAATGAAAATACAACAAGCTAATGTTCATAGCGAACGTCCTTTCGCTTGTCAAATCTGCGGAAAACGTTTCGGCAAGAACAACAATTTACGTACGCACATGGCGCTGCACAATAACGAACGGAAATTCGAGTGTGATATTTGTcacaaaacattcaaaacaaaaaggGTGTTGAAAATCCATATCGAACGACACTCGGACGAGCGTAAGTTCGGTTGTAATATGTGCGGCAAAGCGTTAAAAACGAAAAGCTGTTTGTTGAGGCACATTAAAATACACACGAATGAACGCAAATTTGAATGCGAACATTGtgggaaaaagtttaaaacaaaggATTGTTTGGGAAGTCATTATCGAGTAACATGTGGGCCCATTGCAGCTTTTCAGCTGTAG
- the LOC129758270 gene encoding zinc finger protein 25-like: MVCIVPTCGMKQSSGHRMRRLPRHPELAHRWLQAIEIGCQQQNIPWVRENWISAEICDGHFDGDNNSLCLSRGYLEPSRFGNSSGETLSVKSCQFCLQFYQLNEVSDYTNYMKLRCPELITLRSVNKLIASSENLPKFICFECAAKLDILESILLFFDHSYKCFESLEAARNLMIVEEDRQIELSEVVIKDEIPDDETNDYDLETGIASDVTIIKAEGLPSVESNQEDAIENKPIETESFSCSECDKCFSTKDKLKRHRWHKHSTSKKPRRTLNYECELCKTKHIRLSDLNSHINQDHWREQYPYLSCKDCKKTFSCQKSLIRHSSCHAEMKHQCDTCNKFFLFKYNLLMHQRQHTDERNYECEICHQKYTTKAILKYHHQKCHTDERNFECLHCDKKFIFKSHLEDHTAMHHMGQSFECDICRKPFNTEKRLKIHRRTHLDALPEEERISFECNECGKVFCAKYEMKRHQANAHSTERPFACQICGKRFATNKNLLSHMLMHNNERNFECDICHETFKTKSVLKGHFERHSDERKFGCNLCGKALKTKSSLRVHIKRHTNERKFECEGCGKRFKTKACLGNHRRVTSCRPVSAFQL, encoded by the exons ATGGTTTGCATAGTACCGACCTGTGGCATGAAGCAATCCAGTGGTCATCGAATGCGGAGGCTACCTCGACACCCAGAACTGGCACATCGATGGCTGCAGGCAATCGAAATCGGCTGTCAGCAGCAAAACATTCCATGGGTTCGTGAGAACTGGATTTCAGCGGAGATTTGCGACGGTCACTTCGATGGAGACAATAATTCTCTATGCCTTTCCCGAGGGTATCTTGAACCTTCACGATTTGGCAACAG TTCAGGGGAAACCTTATCTGTAAAGTCATGCCAATTTTGCTTACAATTTTATCAGCTAAACGAAGTCTCGGACTATACGAATTATATGAAACTACGTTGTCCTGAGTTGATCACTTTGAGGTCAGTCAACAAACTAATTGCCTCGAGTGAAAACCTTcccaaatttatttgttttgagtGTGCTGCAAAACTTGATATACTTGAATCGATTCTTCTATTTTTCGACCATTCatataaatgttttgaatctctGGAAGCAGCACGTAACTTGATGATTGTAGAAGAAGACCGACAAATAGAGCTGAGTGAAGTGGTGATCAAAGACGAAATTCCAGATGACGAAACAAACGACTATGATCTAGAAACAGGAATTGCAAGTGATGTAACGATCATCAAAGCCGAAGGTCTACCATCTGTAGAATCAAACCAAGAAGACGCAATTGAAAATAAACCGATAGAAACTGAATCGTTTAGCTGCTCGGAATGTGATAAAtgcttttcaacaaaagataAACTGAAACGACACAGATGGCACAAACATTCAACATCAAAGAAACCCCGTCGAACGTTGAATTATGAATGTGAATTATGCAAAACTAAGCATATAAGGCTATCCGACTTAAACAGTCATATAAATCAGGATCACTGGAGAGAACAATATCCTTATTTATCATGCAAGGATTGTAAGAAGACGTTTTCCTGCCAAAAGAGTCTAATTCGTCACAGTTCATGCCACGCAGAAATGAAACATCAGTGCGACACatgcaacaaattttttttattcaaatacaaCTTGCTTATGCATCAGAGACAGCATACTGATGAACGTAACTACGAATGCGAGATCTGTcaccaaaaatacacaacaaAAGCAATACTGAAATATCATCATCAAAAATGTCATACTGACGAACGAAATTTCGAATGCCTGCACTGTGATAAGAAGTTCATTTTTAAGAGTCATCTGGAGGATCATACTGCTATGCATCACATGGGCCAGAGTTTTGAATGTGATATATGCAGGAAACCGTTCAATactgaaaaaagattaaaaattcatcgtCGGACTCATTTGGACGCGTTGCCTGAAGAAGAACGTATCAGCTTCGAATGCAATgaatgtggaaaagttttttgtgcaaaatatgaaatgaaaagACATCAAGCTAATGCTCATAGCACCGAACGTCCTTTCGCGTGTCAGATCTGCGGAAAACGTTTCGCAACCAACAAAAACCTACTTTCGCACATGTTGATGCATAATAACGAACGGAACTTTGAGTGTGATATTTGTCAcgaaacattcaaaacaaaaagcGTGTTGAAAGGCCATTTTGAACGACATTCAGACGAGCGTAAGTTTGGTTGTAATTTGTGCGGCAAAGCGTTAAAAACGAAAAGCTCTTTGAGGGTGCACATCAAGAGACACACGAATGAACGCAAATTTGAATGCGAAGGTTGTGGGAAAAGGTTTAAAACAAAGGCATGTTTGGGAAATCATCGCCGAGTAACATCATGCAGGCCCGTTTCAGCTTTTCAGCTTTAG